One window from the genome of Drosophila albomicans strain 15112-1751.03 chromosome 2L, ASM965048v2, whole genome shotgun sequence encodes:
- the LOC117563338 gene encoding UHRF1-binding protein 1-like isoform X2 — translation MVSLIKNQLLKHLSIYTKNLSSDKINLSTFRGEGELSNLELDERVLTELLELPSWLRLTSAWCNHVSFRISWTKLKSVPITLTLDEVRITIETCNPTARDAGGGNSTSAAALPQVPQGKYSFIHKVVDGITIVVNTVNVNFVSAAFTASVQMSRIRVESKNPKWASADLRSTRLKDGHKGIILIFKELSWQTVRIEASSTQDKSLTPLRLLTNHARCRITIRKRLADCSLLASRLVLILDDLLWVLTDSQLKAALHFVDSLSGLIKAATHATQKSKAARKLQTLPEYQAQVAQQQNRLSESVNTSTAQRMFNAFDVRETSYHFFSQRIDLHLCDDEGDGRSSYPELDKGGALQVSVTAFQVDYYPYHLAKSDRSHWAKYKEASVAPALWLKESLNAFREAVLNLSQPNRPAMHAPLERSAPASPIMLNASLLSSHFGNGGTGSNGSSTPTAAGVAASVLGGSGSGGSGNASASSQFSQAAQQRNTLENLAKLMSSCVILRIEDFTLYRVTTSGKKQMPKEFVSAQHKRKSRSSGDKDRYSFPAEMPIVHAEYTYFYYPGDFVFPLPPSKMFVHINPLQVHFDLSSILWLNSFGLNLHESLLRTSVGSQATLQPQQQSQSTRGSIASSIASNGSNGTQMAAALSVEQEPNLMYMDVKVEAIMPRVVMEAALDAPNQKDRPKTMQIQISRFALTNIREMGSSRADLAQALHSLQEGSLVFGSGFPSVDGDMCIVTDRILSHVAASDVSMMPTAAAGATGAAPMSPQAQLPRSASTQYLSRYAMWSEPRDVWCIKLDPIWVDFLGARSLGPNKSIPFVDAVPITLWLHAGQAQAQAQLELEQRRQSAASSQMESMGLAPLPSLPPLPRNPFLSEEDVRMPQAAAAATKEAPVERCADMHAIAHISNLVSLQIDHYQLLFLLRLAEEFNEMSTFLNLDAERILQKQNQQKSIIFGCVVPQIEVTLVMPSPTPGKESSGGDAESVLPDSASLGDDLHMNSGNITWPTPPPLDQLKSNTFGSVETPSPVTNEPPFDSGIHISNPNTHGYNVQIQSTPTLASSTPSQGSRPDTGISMQSQSQSTSTTTAPKSVKNTTIRSSGGNDAVPSITKEINSGLLSMKKGFSSFMTSIDSAIKSGTPNDDVSDTFSVQSDISSDSENFAIVMGDDKTMDCMDVMFRLNPFTNDSNMKASPVEVASEVYEEPSSYKTNMSSPSEPSEGSTWRRRDLVSMATFRLTTVEVIRQQEGSKSSVRLQVAAVSCDECGAIPWDELQTKFGARCKAWNLAPYNPEAPPCIRLRLEETLNMPKEIEGIIDRKRIQSWFTHHAEIRVKDISLDLSMSTVIGLGDLAEDEIISPPMPVTINLENVRINLLEDRPPVNITSPGPVPINLCIGRMHLERDKNGQLQIQPIDTNLSADQQQSLGASGLFGAPRERDRELLSMQLVMQQMKLDNEQLRKQLVDSKVNTDNYRHKTKQETEVLRSYLKAAQDDISILLEEKKALLDTIRSMQLQLTSSSMSRKSDGNR, via the exons ATGGTCTCGTTGATAAAAAACCAATTGCTCAAACATTTGTCCAT cTATACAAAAAATCTCTCATCAgacaaaatcaatttgagcACATTCCGTGGCGAGGGTGAGCTATCCAATCTGGAACTGGATGAACGTGTTCTCACCGAGCTGCTGGAGTTGCCCAGTTGGTTGCGTTTGACGTCCGCGTGGTGCAATCATGTCTCCTTTCGCATTAGCTGGACAAAGCTCAAGAGTGTGCCCATAACGCTG ACACTTGATGAGGTGCGCATCACCATCGAGACCTGCAATCCCACAGCTCGCGATGCGGGGGGAGGAAATTCAACGTCTGCGGCTGCCTTGCCACAAGTGCCTCAGGGTAAATACAGCTTCATACACAAAGTGGTCGATGGCATCACCATTGTGGTGAATACGGTCAACGTCAATTTTGTCAGCGCCGCCTTCACAGCCTCTGTGCAAATGTCCCGCATTCGTGTCGAATCCAAGAATCCAAAATGGGCCAGCGCTGATTTGCGTTCCACACGTCTTAAGGATGGACATAAGGGTATCATACTGATCTTCAAGGAGCTCTCCTGGCAAACGGTACGCATCGAGGCTAGCTCCACGCAGGACAAGTCCTTAACGCCGCTGCGTCTGCTCACGAATCATGCGCGCTGTCGGATTACGATCAGAAAACGTTTAGCAGACTGCAGTTTGTTGGCTTCACGATTGGTGCTTATATTGGATGATCTGCTGTGGGTGTTGACGGACTCGCAGCTGAAAGCAGCCTTGCACTTTGTGGACTCGCTGTCGGGACTCATTAAGGCCGCCACACATGCTACGCAAAAGTCAAAGGCGGCACGCAAGTTGCAG ACGCTCCCCGAGTACCAGGCGCAGGTTGCCCAGCAGCAGAATCGTCTCTCGGAATCGGTTAACACATCAACCGCTCAGCGAATGTTCAATGCATTCGATGTGCGCGAGACTTCGTATCATTTCTTCAGCCAGCGCATCGATCTGCACTTGTGTGACGACGAGGGCGATGGACGCTCCAGTTATCCGGAGCTGGACAAGGGCGGCGCCTTGCAGGTGTCGGTTACAGCCTTTCAGGTTGACTATTATCCCTATCATTTGGCCAAATCGGATCGCTCACATTGGGCTAAATACAAGGAGGCGTCGGTGGCGCCAGCATTGTGGCTCAAGGAATCCTTGAATGCTTTTCGGGAGGCTGTACTCAATCTGAGCCAACCCAATCGACCCGCAATGCATGCGCCGCTGGAACGCAGTGCTCCAGCCTCGCCGATCATGCTGAATGCTTCGCTGTTGAGCTCTCACTTTGGCAACGGTGGCACTGGCTCCAATGGTAGTAGCACTCCGACTGCAGCTGGCGTAGCAGCATCAGTTTTGGGTGGTTCTGGCTCAGGAGGCTCAGGAAATGCTTCGGCTAGCAGTCAATTCTCGCAGGCAGCGCAACAGCGGAATACCTTAGAGAATCTGGCCAAGTTGATGAGTTCGTGTGTAATTCTGCGCATCGAGGATTTCACCTTGTATCGTGTGACGACGTCGGGTAAAAAGCAAATGCCCAAGGAGTTTGTTTCAG CACAACACAAAAGGAAAAGCCGTTCCTCAG GTGACAAGGATCGCTATTCGTTTCCCGCCGAGATGCCAATTGTGCACGCCGAATATACGTATTTCTACTATCCCGGTGATTTTGTATTTCCAC TGCCGCCTTCGAAGATGTTTGTGCACATCAATCCGTTGCAAGTGCACTTTGATCTCAGCTCGATATTGTGGTTGAATTCCTTTGGCTTGAATTTGCACGAGAGTTTGCTGCGCACCAGCGTCGGCTCCCAGGCCACACTGCAGCCGCAACAACAGTCGCAGAGTACGCGCGGCTCGATTGCCTCATCAATTGCCTCGAATGGCTCCAATGGCACACAGATGGCCGCTGCGTTGAGCGTGGAACAGGAGCCAAATCTGATGTACATGGATGTCAAGGTGGAGGCGATTATGCCGCGCGTGGTCATGGAAGCGGCGCTGGATGCGCCAAATCAAAAGGATCGACCCAAAACAATGCAGATACAGATCTCACGTTTCGCCCTCACCAACATACGTGAAATGGGCAGTTCACGAGCGGATTTAGCACAGGCCTTGCACTCCCTACAAGAGGGATCTCTCGTCTTTGGCAGCGGATTTCCATCGGTGGATGGGGATATGTGTATTGTCACGGATCGCATACTATCGCATGTGGCTGCCTCGGATGTGAGCATgatgccaacagcagcagcaggagcaacaggagcagcacCCATGTCGCCGCAAGCACAGCTGCCACGATCTGCATCCACGCAGTACCTGTCACGCTATGCCATGTGGTCGGAGCCGCGCGATGTGTGGTGCATTAAACTGGATCCCATTTGGGTGGATTTTCTGGGCGCACGCTCCTTGGGCCCGAACAAATCTATACCATTTGTGGATGCAGTGCCCATAACGCTCTGGCTGCATGCCGGCCAAGCTCAGGCACAAGCccagctggagctggagcagcgACGCCAGAGTGCGGCGAGTTCGCAAATGGAAAGCATGGGATTGGCACCGTTGCCATCGCTGCCGCCACTGCCACGCAATCCATTTCTCAGCGAGGAAGATGTGCGTATGCCgcaagcagctgcagctgccacaaaagAAGCGCCTGTGGAGCGCTGTGCGGATATGCATGCAATTGCGCATATTTCGAATTTGGTTAGCCTGCAAATCGATCACTATCaattgctgtttctgctgcgtCTCGCCGAGGAATTCAATGAAATGTCCACGTTTCTTAATCTGGATGCCGAGCGCATATTGCAAAAG CAAAATCAACAGAAATCCATAATATTTGGGTGTGTGGTGCCACAGATCGAGGTGACCCTGGTGATGCCATCGCCAACACCTGGTAAGGAATCAAGTGGTGGTGATGCTGAAAGTGTCTTACCCGATTCAGCTAGTTTGGGTGATGATTTACACATGAATA GCGGCAATATAACTTGGCCAACACCACCGCCATTGGATCAGCTGAAGAGCAATACGTTTGGCAGCGTTGAGACGCCCTCGCCAGTGACCAATGAACCGCCTTTTGACAGTGGCATACACATATCCAATCCGAATACACATGG ATATAATGTGCAGATACAGAGCACTCCAACGTTGGCTTCCTCAACGCCAAGTCAGGGTTCACGACCCGACACTGGCATCTCTATGCAATCACAATCCcaatcgacatcgacaactACAGCCCCGAAGAGCGTAAAGAACACAACGATACGTTCAAGCGGCGGCAACGATGCAGTGCCCAGCATCACCAAGGAAATCAATTCGGGTTTGCTGTCGATGAAGAAGGGCTTCTCCAGTTTTATGACTTCCATTGACTCGGCCATCAAGTCGGGTACGCCCAACGATGATGTCAGCGACACGTTCTCGGTGCAGAGCGACATTAGTTCCGATTCGGAGAATTTCGCCATTGTCATGGGCGATGACAAGACCATGGACTGCATGGATGTGATGTTCCGCCTCAATCCATTCACCAATGACAGCAATATGAAGGCCTCGCCCGTCGAAGTGGCCAGCGAGGTGTACGAAGAGCCCAGCAGCTATAAGACAAACATGTCCTCGCCCTCGGAACCCTCAGAAGGCAGCACGTGGCGACGACGCGATCTTGTGTCCATGGCCACCTTTAG GCTGACAACAGTGGAGGTGATACGTCAGCAGGAGGGATCCAAGTCCTCGGTGCGTTTGCAGGTGGCTGCTGTGTCCTGTGATGAATGCGGCGCCATTCCCTGGGATGAGTTGCAG ACCAAGTTTGGGGCTCGCTGCAAAGCCTGGAACCTGGCGCCATACAATCCAGAAGCGCCGCCCTGCATTCGACTGCGCCTTGAGGAAACCTTAAACATGCCCAAGGAAATTGAAGGCATCATCGATCGCAAGCGCATACAAAG TTGGTTTACGCACCATGCGGAGATACGCGTCAAGGACATTAGTCTGGACTTGTCGATGAGCACAGTGATTGGCCTGGGTGACTTGGCGGAGGATGAGATCATTTCCCCGCCTATGCCTGTGACG ATTAATCTGGAGAATGTTCGCATCAATTTGCTGGAGGATCGACCGCCTGTTAATATTACCTCACCGGGTCCAGTGCCCATAAATCTGTGCATTGGCCGCATGCATTTAGAGCGTGACAAGAATGGTCAACTGCAAATACAGCCAATAG ATACAAACTTGAGCGCTGATCAACAGCAATCGCTGGGAGCCAGCGGCTTGTTTGGTGCACCGCGTGAACGAGATCGCGAGCTGCTTTCTATGCAACTGGTTATGCAGCAAATGAAGCTGGACAATGAGCAGCTGCGCAAGCAGCTTGTCGACTCCAAAGTCAACACTGACAATTACAG GCACAAGACCAAGCAGGAAACGGAGGTGTTGCGTTCGTATTTGAAGGCAGCACAGGATGATATTAGCATATTGCTGGAGGAGAAGAAAGCTTTGTTGGACACCATTCGCTCAATGCAG CTGCAACTGACCTCATCGAGTATGAGCCGTAAAAGCGATGGCAACAGGTAG
- the LOC117563338 gene encoding UHRF1-binding protein 1 isoform X3 produces the protein MVSLIKNQLLKHLSIYTKNLSSDKINLSTFRGEGELSNLELDERVLTELLELPSWLRLTSAWCNHVSFRISWTKLKSVPITLTLDEVRITIETCNPTARDAGGGNSTSAAALPQVPQGKYSFIHKVVDGITIVVNTVNVNFVSAAFTASVQMSRIRVESKNPKWASADLRSTRLKDGHKGIILIFKELSWQTVRIEASSTQDKSLTPLRLLTNHARCRITIRKRLADCSLLASRLVLILDDLLWVLTDSQLKAALHFVDSLSGLIKAATHATQKSKAARKLQTLPEYQAQVAQQQNRLSESVNTSTAQRMFNAFDVRETSYHFFSQRIDLHLCDDEGDGRSSYPELDKGGALQVSVTAFQVDYYPYHLAKSDRSHWAKYKEASVAPALWLKESLNAFREAVLNLSQPNRPAMHAPLERSAPASPIMLNASLLSSHFGNGGTGSNGSSTPTAAGVAASVLGGSGSGGSGNASASSQFSQAAQQRNTLENLAKLMSSCVILRIEDFTLYRVTTSGKKQMPKEFVSGDKDRYSFPAEMPIVHAEYTYFYYPGDFVFPLPPSKMFVHINPLQVHFDLSSILWLNSFGLNLHESLLRTSVGSQATLQPQQQSQSTRGSIASSIASNGSNGTQMAAALSVEQEPNLMYMDVKVEAIMPRVVMEAALDAPNQKDRPKTMQIQISRFALTNIREMGSSRADLAQALHSLQEGSLVFGSGFPSVDGDMCIVTDRILSHVAASDVSMMPTAAAGATGAAPMSPQAQLPRSASTQYLSRYAMWSEPRDVWCIKLDPIWVDFLGARSLGPNKSIPFVDAVPITLWLHAGQAQAQAQLELEQRRQSAASSQMESMGLAPLPSLPPLPRNPFLSEEDVRMPQAAAAATKEAPVERCADMHAIAHISNLVSLQIDHYQLLFLLRLAEEFNEMSTFLNLDAERILQKQNQQKSIIFGCVVPQIEVTLVMPSPTPGKESSGGDAESVLPDSASLGDDLHMNSGNITWPTPPPLDQLKSNTFGSVETPSPVTNEPPFDSGIHISNPNTHGYNVQIQSTPTLASSTPSQGSRPDTGISMQSQSQSTSTTTAPKSVKNTTIRSSGGNDAVPSITKEINSGLLSMKKGFSSFMTSIDSAIKSGTPNDDVSDTFSVQSDISSDSENFAIVMGDDKTMDCMDVMFRLNPFTNDSNMKASPVEVASEVYEEPSSYKTNMSSPSEPSEGSTWRRRDLVSMATFRLTTVEVIRQQEGSKSSVRLQVAAVSCDECGAIPWDELQIAHQANKTKFGARCKAWNLAPYNPEAPPCIRLRLEETLNMPKEIEGIIDRKRIQSWFTHHAEIRVKDISLDLSMSTVIGLGDLAEDEIISPPMPVTINLENVRINLLEDRPPVNITSPGPVPINLCIGRMHLERDKNGQLQIQPIDTNLSADQQQSLGASGLFGAPRERDRELLSMQLVMQQMKLDNEQLRKQLVDSKVNTDNYRHKTKQETEVLRSYLKAAQDDISILLEEKKALLDTIRSMQLQLTSSSMSRKSDGNR, from the exons ATGGTCTCGTTGATAAAAAACCAATTGCTCAAACATTTGTCCAT cTATACAAAAAATCTCTCATCAgacaaaatcaatttgagcACATTCCGTGGCGAGGGTGAGCTATCCAATCTGGAACTGGATGAACGTGTTCTCACCGAGCTGCTGGAGTTGCCCAGTTGGTTGCGTTTGACGTCCGCGTGGTGCAATCATGTCTCCTTTCGCATTAGCTGGACAAAGCTCAAGAGTGTGCCCATAACGCTG ACACTTGATGAGGTGCGCATCACCATCGAGACCTGCAATCCCACAGCTCGCGATGCGGGGGGAGGAAATTCAACGTCTGCGGCTGCCTTGCCACAAGTGCCTCAGGGTAAATACAGCTTCATACACAAAGTGGTCGATGGCATCACCATTGTGGTGAATACGGTCAACGTCAATTTTGTCAGCGCCGCCTTCACAGCCTCTGTGCAAATGTCCCGCATTCGTGTCGAATCCAAGAATCCAAAATGGGCCAGCGCTGATTTGCGTTCCACACGTCTTAAGGATGGACATAAGGGTATCATACTGATCTTCAAGGAGCTCTCCTGGCAAACGGTACGCATCGAGGCTAGCTCCACGCAGGACAAGTCCTTAACGCCGCTGCGTCTGCTCACGAATCATGCGCGCTGTCGGATTACGATCAGAAAACGTTTAGCAGACTGCAGTTTGTTGGCTTCACGATTGGTGCTTATATTGGATGATCTGCTGTGGGTGTTGACGGACTCGCAGCTGAAAGCAGCCTTGCACTTTGTGGACTCGCTGTCGGGACTCATTAAGGCCGCCACACATGCTACGCAAAAGTCAAAGGCGGCACGCAAGTTGCAG ACGCTCCCCGAGTACCAGGCGCAGGTTGCCCAGCAGCAGAATCGTCTCTCGGAATCGGTTAACACATCAACCGCTCAGCGAATGTTCAATGCATTCGATGTGCGCGAGACTTCGTATCATTTCTTCAGCCAGCGCATCGATCTGCACTTGTGTGACGACGAGGGCGATGGACGCTCCAGTTATCCGGAGCTGGACAAGGGCGGCGCCTTGCAGGTGTCGGTTACAGCCTTTCAGGTTGACTATTATCCCTATCATTTGGCCAAATCGGATCGCTCACATTGGGCTAAATACAAGGAGGCGTCGGTGGCGCCAGCATTGTGGCTCAAGGAATCCTTGAATGCTTTTCGGGAGGCTGTACTCAATCTGAGCCAACCCAATCGACCCGCAATGCATGCGCCGCTGGAACGCAGTGCTCCAGCCTCGCCGATCATGCTGAATGCTTCGCTGTTGAGCTCTCACTTTGGCAACGGTGGCACTGGCTCCAATGGTAGTAGCACTCCGACTGCAGCTGGCGTAGCAGCATCAGTTTTGGGTGGTTCTGGCTCAGGAGGCTCAGGAAATGCTTCGGCTAGCAGTCAATTCTCGCAGGCAGCGCAACAGCGGAATACCTTAGAGAATCTGGCCAAGTTGATGAGTTCGTGTGTAATTCTGCGCATCGAGGATTTCACCTTGTATCGTGTGACGACGTCGGGTAAAAAGCAAATGCCCAAGGAGTTTGTTTCAG GTGACAAGGATCGCTATTCGTTTCCCGCCGAGATGCCAATTGTGCACGCCGAATATACGTATTTCTACTATCCCGGTGATTTTGTATTTCCAC TGCCGCCTTCGAAGATGTTTGTGCACATCAATCCGTTGCAAGTGCACTTTGATCTCAGCTCGATATTGTGGTTGAATTCCTTTGGCTTGAATTTGCACGAGAGTTTGCTGCGCACCAGCGTCGGCTCCCAGGCCACACTGCAGCCGCAACAACAGTCGCAGAGTACGCGCGGCTCGATTGCCTCATCAATTGCCTCGAATGGCTCCAATGGCACACAGATGGCCGCTGCGTTGAGCGTGGAACAGGAGCCAAATCTGATGTACATGGATGTCAAGGTGGAGGCGATTATGCCGCGCGTGGTCATGGAAGCGGCGCTGGATGCGCCAAATCAAAAGGATCGACCCAAAACAATGCAGATACAGATCTCACGTTTCGCCCTCACCAACATACGTGAAATGGGCAGTTCACGAGCGGATTTAGCACAGGCCTTGCACTCCCTACAAGAGGGATCTCTCGTCTTTGGCAGCGGATTTCCATCGGTGGATGGGGATATGTGTATTGTCACGGATCGCATACTATCGCATGTGGCTGCCTCGGATGTGAGCATgatgccaacagcagcagcaggagcaacaggagcagcacCCATGTCGCCGCAAGCACAGCTGCCACGATCTGCATCCACGCAGTACCTGTCACGCTATGCCATGTGGTCGGAGCCGCGCGATGTGTGGTGCATTAAACTGGATCCCATTTGGGTGGATTTTCTGGGCGCACGCTCCTTGGGCCCGAACAAATCTATACCATTTGTGGATGCAGTGCCCATAACGCTCTGGCTGCATGCCGGCCAAGCTCAGGCACAAGCccagctggagctggagcagcgACGCCAGAGTGCGGCGAGTTCGCAAATGGAAAGCATGGGATTGGCACCGTTGCCATCGCTGCCGCCACTGCCACGCAATCCATTTCTCAGCGAGGAAGATGTGCGTATGCCgcaagcagctgcagctgccacaaaagAAGCGCCTGTGGAGCGCTGTGCGGATATGCATGCAATTGCGCATATTTCGAATTTGGTTAGCCTGCAAATCGATCACTATCaattgctgtttctgctgcgtCTCGCCGAGGAATTCAATGAAATGTCCACGTTTCTTAATCTGGATGCCGAGCGCATATTGCAAAAG CAAAATCAACAGAAATCCATAATATTTGGGTGTGTGGTGCCACAGATCGAGGTGACCCTGGTGATGCCATCGCCAACACCTGGTAAGGAATCAAGTGGTGGTGATGCTGAAAGTGTCTTACCCGATTCAGCTAGTTTGGGTGATGATTTACACATGAATA GCGGCAATATAACTTGGCCAACACCACCGCCATTGGATCAGCTGAAGAGCAATACGTTTGGCAGCGTTGAGACGCCCTCGCCAGTGACCAATGAACCGCCTTTTGACAGTGGCATACACATATCCAATCCGAATACACATGG ATATAATGTGCAGATACAGAGCACTCCAACGTTGGCTTCCTCAACGCCAAGTCAGGGTTCACGACCCGACACTGGCATCTCTATGCAATCACAATCCcaatcgacatcgacaactACAGCCCCGAAGAGCGTAAAGAACACAACGATACGTTCAAGCGGCGGCAACGATGCAGTGCCCAGCATCACCAAGGAAATCAATTCGGGTTTGCTGTCGATGAAGAAGGGCTTCTCCAGTTTTATGACTTCCATTGACTCGGCCATCAAGTCGGGTACGCCCAACGATGATGTCAGCGACACGTTCTCGGTGCAGAGCGACATTAGTTCCGATTCGGAGAATTTCGCCATTGTCATGGGCGATGACAAGACCATGGACTGCATGGATGTGATGTTCCGCCTCAATCCATTCACCAATGACAGCAATATGAAGGCCTCGCCCGTCGAAGTGGCCAGCGAGGTGTACGAAGAGCCCAGCAGCTATAAGACAAACATGTCCTCGCCCTCGGAACCCTCAGAAGGCAGCACGTGGCGACGACGCGATCTTGTGTCCATGGCCACCTTTAG GCTGACAACAGTGGAGGTGATACGTCAGCAGGAGGGATCCAAGTCCTCGGTGCGTTTGCAGGTGGCTGCTGTGTCCTGTGATGAATGCGGCGCCATTCCCTGGGATGAGTTGCAG atcGCGCATCAAGCGAACAag ACCAAGTTTGGGGCTCGCTGCAAAGCCTGGAACCTGGCGCCATACAATCCAGAAGCGCCGCCCTGCATTCGACTGCGCCTTGAGGAAACCTTAAACATGCCCAAGGAAATTGAAGGCATCATCGATCGCAAGCGCATACAAAG TTGGTTTACGCACCATGCGGAGATACGCGTCAAGGACATTAGTCTGGACTTGTCGATGAGCACAGTGATTGGCCTGGGTGACTTGGCGGAGGATGAGATCATTTCCCCGCCTATGCCTGTGACG ATTAATCTGGAGAATGTTCGCATCAATTTGCTGGAGGATCGACCGCCTGTTAATATTACCTCACCGGGTCCAGTGCCCATAAATCTGTGCATTGGCCGCATGCATTTAGAGCGTGACAAGAATGGTCAACTGCAAATACAGCCAATAG ATACAAACTTGAGCGCTGATCAACAGCAATCGCTGGGAGCCAGCGGCTTGTTTGGTGCACCGCGTGAACGAGATCGCGAGCTGCTTTCTATGCAACTGGTTATGCAGCAAATGAAGCTGGACAATGAGCAGCTGCGCAAGCAGCTTGTCGACTCCAAAGTCAACACTGACAATTACAG GCACAAGACCAAGCAGGAAACGGAGGTGTTGCGTTCGTATTTGAAGGCAGCACAGGATGATATTAGCATATTGCTGGAGGAGAAGAAAGCTTTGTTGGACACCATTCGCTCAATGCAG CTGCAACTGACCTCATCGAGTATGAGCCGTAAAAGCGATGGCAACAGGTAG